Proteins encoded in a region of the Zea mays cultivar B73 chromosome 4, Zm-B73-REFERENCE-NAM-5.0, whole genome shotgun sequence genome:
- the LOC100276202 gene encoding GDP-fucose transporter 1-like, which yields MAKQAYATSSLVVGYALCSSLLAIINKYAITKFSYPGLLTALQYLTSVVGVWVLGKLGFLCHDAFNLQTAKKFAPAAVVFYLAIFTNTHLLKHANVDTFIVFRSLTPLLVAIADTTFRKQPCPSKLTFLSLVIILGGAVGYVMTDSAFTLTAYSWALAYLVTITTEMVYIKHMVTNLGLNTWGFVLYNNLLSLLMAPVFGFLTGEHLSVFRAFESRGQSWFELDAFVAVALSCVFGLLISFFGFAARKAISATAFTVTGVVNKFLTVAINVMIWDKHASMFGLVCLLFTLAGGVLYQQSVTTKGNPSAAAKQGRGGDDAVEVDEESQMLVSSPKVV from the coding sequence ATGGCGAAGCAGGCGTACGCCACGAGCAGTCTCGTGGTCGGGTACGCGCTGTGCTCCAGCTTGCTGGCTATCATCAACAAGTATGCCATCACCAAGTTCAGCTACCCCGGACTGCTGACCGCCCTGCAGTACCTGACCTCGGTGGTTGGAGTGTGGGTGCTCGGGAAGCTCGGCTTCCTCTGCCACGACGCCTTCAACCTCCAGACCGCCAAGAAGTTTGCGCCGGCCGCGGTTGTCTTCTACCTTGCCATCTTCACCAACACCCACCTCCTCAAGCATGCAAACGTCGACACTTTCATCGTGTTCAGATCCCTGACTCCTCTCCTGGTGGCTATCGCCGACACCACCTTCCGGAAGCAACCGTGCCCTTCCAAGCTCACGTTCTTGTCCCTCGTGATCATTTTGGGAGGCGCGGTCGGCTATGTGATGACAGACTCGGCCTTCACCCTCACTGCATACTCGTGGGCACTCGCTTACCTGGTCACCATAACTACTGAGATGGTGTACATCAAGCACATGGTGACCAACTTGGGGCTCAACACCTGGGGCTTTGTGCTCTACAACAATCTTCTCTCGCTGCTAATGGCACCGGTGTTTGGGTTTCTGACAGGGGAGCACTTGTCCGTCTTCAGAGCTTTTGAGTCAAGGGGGCAGAGTTGGTTTGAGCTTGATGCCTTTGTGGCGGTTGCGTTGTCCTGCGTCTTTGGTCTGCTCATCAGCTTCTTTGGTTTCGCTGCAAGGAAAGCGATCTCTGCCACAGCGTTCACAGTGACAGGTGTGGTCAACAAGTTCCTCACGGTTGCGATAAATGTGATGATTTGGGACAAGCATGCAAGCATGTTTGGTTTGGTTTGCTTGCTCTTCACTCTCGCTGGTGGAGTGCTCTATCAGCAGTCAGTTACAACAAAAggcaatccttcagcagcagctaAGCAGGGAAGAGGTGGTGATGATGCTGTTGAGGTGGATGAGGAGAGCCAGATGCTGGTTTCATCTCCAAAGGTTGTCTAA